The genomic region TCACAGTACCAGAAACAGTTAAATGCCAAAAAATCTGATTTATCCTATTACAAAAAGCAAATCCAGAAAATAAGCGAAGATATAAACTGGAAACAGTATAAACGCAATCAGATAATAAAAGAGCTTGAAGAATTGGGTCTTAAACAGTCCGAAATTGAGCAGAAAATTCAGCTTCTCGAATCGGCCATTGATTCCCTTAATGAGGCGATTGCGATAAAAGAGGCCGAACTGGCGCAGCAGGAAGATTTATTAAAAGAGCGTCTGCGTGTTATGTACAAGCGTTCCAGTACGGTATGGAAACTTGATGAGCTTTTAAAGAGTAGTGACTGGAATGAGTTCTTTATACGCGTAAAACTTATGAACCAGATCGGCGAATACGACAGAATGCTTTTAAACAACATCAGGGAGAAAAAGAATGAACTTGAGGAACTGAAACAAATGAGGCAGGATGAGATTGACAACTGTGTGGAAGAAGCAAGACGCTATGCCCAGCGGATAAAAGAGCTTGAAATCTCCAGATCTTCGCTGGAAGCGTCAATTAAAAAGGATATAGAAAGTAAGGAAGAGTACGAGAGAAAGGAAGCATTACTGGAGAAGGAATCAAAAGAGCTTGAGAAATTGATTAAAAGTTTGCAGAGCAAAAGCAACCTGAAATTCGGCGGTAAAATGGTATGGCCGATGCCGTCGAACAAAACCATCAGTTCTACGTTTGGCACTAGGCTCCATCCGATTTATAAAGTTTACAAAAAACATACCGGTATAGACATAGGGGCATCATTGAACGAAGAAATTGTCGCGGCCGCAGATGGAGTCGTTATTTTTGCAGGAACGCGTGATGGATACGGGAACTGCATAATTATTGACCACGGAAGCGGCATTACTACATTGTACGCCCATATAAACTACCGTGGTATTCTGGTGACGACGGGGCAGCAGGTTAAGGCGGGACAGGTAATAGCGAAGGCGGGTCAGACAGGCGTTGCAACCGGTCCGCACCTGCATTTTGAAGTGAGAGTGAACGGAGTTCCGCAGAATCCGCTTGAGTATGTAAAACCATAACAGTAATTCTGGTTAAAATAGAACCTTACCGAAATCCCGGGTAACCGGGTATTTTCTTTATATATGTAAGACTTTTTGATAAACATGGTAAATATATATTTACTAAGGATTTGCTTTATTGATCATAATTTTTATATTAATAAAGAATGGGATGTGTTGAAATGAGAAAAAATTGGTTAACCGCAGTAATATGTGTTGTAATAGCCGTTACTTTTTTTGTTGCAGGTTTTTTCACCCGTAACGTTTTTGACGCGCTTAGCCCGAAGTATGAAATAATATTCAGCCAGAATGTGTCAAGGGAGAACATTATAAATTTTAACAAGGTTAAATCACTGCTGCTTAACAGCTATTATGAAGAGATAGACGAAGATGTGCTGCTTGAAGGGGCCATAAAAGGGATGGTCGAGGCAGTCGGCGAT from Thermoclostridium stercorarium subsp. stercorarium DSM 8532 harbors:
- a CDS encoding murein hydrolase activator EnvC family protein, which translates into the protein MRHDKHVKFTTGIKCTGYIVIVLSLAVVMMFSSFADDISQYQKQLNAKKSDLSYYKKQIQKISEDINWKQYKRNQIIKELEELGLKQSEIEQKIQLLESAIDSLNEAIAIKEAELAQQEDLLKERLRVMYKRSSTVWKLDELLKSSDWNEFFIRVKLMNQIGEYDRMLLNNIREKKNELEELKQMRQDEIDNCVEEARRYAQRIKELEISRSSLEASIKKDIESKEEYERKEALLEKESKELEKLIKSLQSKSNLKFGGKMVWPMPSNKTISSTFGTRLHPIYKVYKKHTGIDIGASLNEEIVAAADGVVIFAGTRDGYGNCIIIDHGSGITTLYAHINYRGILVTTGQQVKAGQVIAKAGQTGVATGPHLHFEVRVNGVPQNPLEYVKP